TGATCCTTTTTCAAAGGGCATGCTTCAGATTCATGTAATGTACTGTGAACACTTTTTTTCATATGATTCAAACATGATACAACCGTAGAAGTGAAATAGTGGGCATAAACACAGCAACAAAAAACTCAGAACATCAAAGGGATGGAGGAAAGCATTTCAGATGCAAAAGTACAAATGCAGCCATTATCAGTAGTTCCATGCTTGCACTCCCCCTTTAAAATTTGTTAGAAAGAAACTAGGCCTAGAACTATTAAAATAGATAACCTGAGTGAGCCTGATTACtcatagaagatgaagaaatctaACTTTACCCACCTCTCCCCCCAAAATACATGTCATGCACTTACCAGAAAAAAGTTCATCTTGCATTATGCACGCTGCTATTATATAATAGAAGGGCCTATTTCACAGTTATTCATTGCCCTTCAAAGACACACTAAACAACAAAACCTATGCTGCTAACATTACCAAATTCTGGATCAGCGTTACATTGGACCTGTAAAACCAATCTAGCACTACCTTTTGGCACAGTGATAATGAGCATTTAACAAACAGAAGATAACTTTAAACAGATAAGTTCCTATAGAAAAAACATTCAATTCATCTAAATTTTTTAAGGCTGTAGATTCTAATATTAAAACCTTTGCTGATTTTAAGATAAGTAACACTATGAAGACAGCCAATATTTATCCAGAGGTGTCACCTAGAGAGCCAATACTGAGACGAAACAAAAGCAGGCAACCTCTGAACACTTGAATCTATCTACGGCTTGGAGGAAGGTAGATGCATCTGGAGATTAATAGTTCAAAGAGTAGATACGGTGTGCGGAAGCCATTCTGAATATTGAAGTGCTAAAAACTATAACTgcagaaaatttcaaaaaaaaaaagcgcgTATGAAAAACAATATCATAATCATAAATCAGGTCAAATTAAATGTATGTAATTTACAAAAGCAAAGAGTAACATGAAAGAGCAGAAGACttacaagaaagaaaaaaaatcctaCAATAAAAGAAGCAGGCTGATAAATCAGGTCCCTCCTCCAGCATTACCCGTAATAGCAGCCTTATAGTATGAAGAAAAGAACAAACataaatttcaaacaaacaaaaacaaaaagtttTGGAAATCACCAAAGGGCCTTGTAGTTTGAACCACAGAACAAACATAAATGTCAAACAAACAAAAGCAATTTTTTCATctttatataaacaaaaaaagtATTAGATGTCACCAAAGGGGCCTTACAGGCTCAATGTTCGCTTCAGCATTGACTTGTTGAGACAGAGGGGTTGATGATGCCTTTGAAAACCTGGAAACAAAGAACATAGTGACATAATAAGATGGATAACATGggaaatggcatatgatagaaATGTTTCTATGAAATGCGAGAAACAAAATATGACAAGAAACACACACCTGAGTGCTCTTGCTTTCTTTTTATCTTCCTCGGCAGGATCAGTCTTGGAACCAGGTGCAAACCTAGCAAGACGAGCTTTCTTCTTTGCATCCTCGTCAACAGCTGTAGAAGGAGTAGGAATCCCAAACCTGTGAAGAATCAGAATAAGCAACAATGTTCACTTGAATTTCAAATTAAACTAGTCatgagttagggtttagggttagaaAGGGGAAAATTGAATACCTCTCTGCCCTAGCTTTCCTTTTCAGATCTTCCGCTTTTGATCCCTCAGGTCCCTGTAATACAGAAGCAGAACCAAATCTGCAATCGCAACAAACCCTAAATTCAGTTGTTTGTTCGAAAGAAATCAAGAAATGTCGGTGGAAGATGAAACAATATATACCTTTCGGCTCGTGAATTGCGCTTCTCTTTCTCGGACAACTGGACGGAAATACCGAATCGCTCTGCGCGGCGCATCTTCTTCTGAACATCGGAAAGTGGAGCGTCGCCTTCGGTTTCAGTCGGTGTTTCTTTGGTTTTGCTGTCGTTTGCATCTTTGTCGTCGGGGATTGAATCTGAGAGGGGTTTGGGGGAGGTGGAGTCTAGGGTTTCGAGAGGGTTTTCCTCGGTTGGTTTGGTGGTGGTGGGGGTCGTGGCGGCGGCGGTTGTAGCAGGGGTTGCCATCGGAAGTGGAAGTTCGATTGGAGAGATAAACAGCGGTGGAGGTGATGAGAGAAACGTCGCAGAAGTACAAGGGATGGTTCTGATATTCTTCTAGTTCTGAAAATTGTGTTGTCTCGGTTTTGTAATTAACTTATTATTCTTTCCACTACCTTTCCCTCTTCCTTTTCTAACTATTATTATTTGACCATAAAAATAATtacttaaaattaaataaaattattttatttcattcatGATTAGATATCGGTTGAAAATTTTAAGATTACATTCTATTCTATTTAATAGTGGAGCACCCCGGAAAATCATAGGATGTATAACATCTCCATGAGGGGAGAATTAGTGTGGTTATTGAGACACGTAATTAGTTATAGGGTGCTAGAAATGCATTTGAAACATATCTCACTCAAGAAAAGGTGTAATCAGTATCATTGATCTGACTAATAATTACTACGTTGTTGTCTATATGCATGAAGATGATAAGAATGTAATCTTCTAACTGAGTGTCTTTGGTTCATATATGATCATTTTTGAATGGCGAAGGAATGAAGCCCCAACTTTCATCCACTTATTGATATTATTGAGAATGTGGTTGTCTGGATTCGTATCTCTAGATTGCCTATTCAATATTATGATACAAAGGTTTTATTATTTGGTTGTAATCGAGTAGGAAAAACGGTGAAAGTTGATAAGAATATGTTACAGCAAAAGCGTGGGACATATGCAAGATTATGTGTTAAAGTCAATCTCTCTAAACCACTCATAGCAATGTTCActataaaaaggaaagaaatacaatattgaatatgaagcttgcatttgTTGTGCGACAAGTGTGGCAAGTTTGACCACTATATGGAAGGATGTCCTAATAaactaagaaaccaaattcaaatATAGGAAAGCAACCAATGAATCAAGAACAAGGAGGAGTTGAAAGAGGTGTATGAGGGAATTATGCTGAAATTGGAAATGATAATCCTTCTAGCGTAGTACAAAAAGTCCGAAGAGGACAAAGGGCGGATGACGGCCAGAGAAATAATGCTCTAACAAGAGTTAATAAGGCCACAACATTAAAGGGGTCGAGATTTATTACTTTGAATGAGGagatattgaaaataaataatgatTTTGTTGTTAATGTTAAAAAGAAAGAGGGCAACGTGGCATTAAATGACAATGATAGGGGCGTTGTAAAGATATGTAATGTTATTATTAGTCTTCCTAAATTCAGAAATGGAAAATGTAAGTAAGAAAGAAAGTAGTGGAAAGAATTTTTCAAATGGGGCAATTATTGAGAAGAATGCAGTTAAAGATTTGAAATTGGCTACACGTGTATCACATGTTTTTAAAGGAAAACCAATGATGTTAGTAGAAAAGAATTAGAACATATGGTGgataaattgaaaattaatagTGTGGATAAAGATATTGAGACCCAGTTCAAAAGGTCCAATATTGGTAAGTTGGGTGAAAGGGAAAGAGGAAATAATGGAGGACATATATTAAAGAATCAACAAGAAGTAGGGTTGTAGAAATGAGTGGTTACGAATCATCTTTATTAAGCTCTATTTAACAGGAATTGAATGGGGGTAGTTACTCTTAACCCACCCATACCATCATATGTTAACATTACACGTCCTCGAGCTAATGCTATTGAGGAAGGCGAGAAAATAGTGAAAATTGAGTGTTTATGGATGCAAATGATCAAGTACCAATTATGGAAAATGAATAATATATGGATGGGTGACATAAACACataagaataacaaattaattgGTTGGTGGATGATTTTTATTTTAGGAATATATTCTTTATGATTGATACAAAATGCAAGATTGTTTGTGGAATTGTAGAGGTGAAACCAACAAGCTTTTTTATCGTTATTGTAAGCAATATGTTATGATGCATAAGTCACTCATGCTTGTCATTATGGAGACTCGGTGAAATCCTAGTAACTTATATATTACTTTCCAGCGACTAGGTAATGATGGAGTATTATATATGAGTAGCCAAGGCTATGCTGAAGGTACGATGGTTGCTTGAAGAAGAGAACAAATTTGTTTTGAACTATGTAGTATAAAGTTGCATTTTATCCAAATAAGGGCACAACAACCTTAACATAGTATATTGTTATTAACAACACTCTATGATAGCCCCTATGTGGAGAATAAATGTTTGTTATGGGAAGATGTGGCAGCGATTTCTCAAAATATGAATGAACCTTGGTTGTGACCCGAAATTTTAATGATATTACTCGTGCAGCTGAGAAGAAAGGTGAAGTGTTTATGTCCGTTAAGAGGTGAGGTATTTTTAGAGGAAGAATCAATGAATGCAAGCTTTTGGATATAGGGTTTGTAGAGCCAAAATATACTTGGATATGACACATGTTGCATGGTGGTCAACGTATTTATGAAAGTCTTCATAGGGCTTTGAGAAATAAGCAATGGAGGTTGAATTTTTTGAATCCTTGTGTCAAAATTTTGACTAGGGTggatttttctgatcatcatcctaTTTTCATTACTCTAGTTGATGTTTCCCATCTGGTGGCCCCCAGAAAATTTAAGTTTGAGAGTGTATGGATTGTTGATAACTCGTATTATGAGATGGTTCAAAAGGCTGGGGAAAAAGATATCAACATGACATATAATTTTATACAGTTgcagaaagcaatcaaaggatATAAGTAATCTGTTGTACACCAAATTGTGAATAAGAATGAGTTTATGGCTTGAATTAATGGTATCCATAAGAGCTTGCTCAATGGTGTGAACGTGGTAGGTTTAAAAATACTATATAAGAACTTATAGTTGGAACTTCATAATACTCTAAAGGAAGAAAAGTTAATTTTGTACCAACAATCGCGTGCGAAATGGTTAATGGATAGTGATCAGAATATGCGGTATTaccatattaaaatatttagtagAAGGCGacgaaataatattattatgatAAAGGATGATCATGGTCATTAGATAGAAGATATAGAGACCAACTATTTGCATTGGTTAACAACTTCTGCAGGAATTTGTTTGCTCTTAGTGCCATTAGAACTCAGTGGTTTCAGACTCCCCTCACCTTTCCAGCTTTAGAAAAGGATGTGCAATAGAGATTAGATGCTTGGACTAGTGATGAAGAATTCTATAATGTTGTGTTTGCTATGAAACCTTGGAGAATGTTTGGGCCTGATGGATTTCCAATAGGTTTCTATCAAAAACCTCGGGAAGTAGTTGGAAGCAaagtttgcaatttttttttgcgAAGTGTGCGATAATCCTAGGTGAGATTTCCTTGGTAAATCAAACTGATATTTGCTTGATTCCTAAGGTTAACCAACTGCAATATGTTTCTCAATTTCGTCCCATATCATTGCGCAATACAAATTATAAGAAATATGTACCTATTTTGGTTTCATCTTTTCAAATTGGTTTTGTGTCGAGGAGAAACATCCATGATAATCTTATTGTTGCAAGGGAAATGGTGCATAGTATGGACAAGATGAAAGGAAATAAATGTTACTTTTCTATAAAAGTGGATTTATCTAAAGCGTACGATGAATTGAGTTGGGAATTAATTTGGAGGATTTTATCTAAGATTGAGCTCCTGTATAATATGATTAATAGGATTATGCATGAAATTCAAGCGTATAAACCAAAAGTGAATTGGAATTGTGCTAGAAATGAGTATTTTTTACCACAACGAGGTATCCGAAAATGAGATCCAATCTCCCCATATATGTTTGTATTATGCATGGATAAACCAtctcattttatttattattctattGAAAAGTGTAAGTGAAAAAACTTTCGTGCGGGGAGAAACATCCCTATTATTTCTCCTTTGATGTTTGTGGATGATTGTTACTGTCTAAAATGTATCGCATGCAAGTATACGTGTATGTTTGAAAGTAATGAAAGAGTAACTTCAGGCTCTTTAAGAGAAATTCACATGGAATATTGTCTACTGTCCTCCAAATGTCAAATCCATTGGCTGCAAATGCGTGTATTatgtgaaattgaattctgatgGATCCTTCAACCGTTACAAGGCTCGCTTGGttgttttaagaaacaaacaaaaatatagaattgattatgatgagataTTTGTACCGGTGGCCATAATGACAATTATTCGCTTTGTAACATTTATATTTGCTTCTAATGGATGGTCTCTTCATCAAATGGATATGAAGCATGCTTTTACTCATGATGACCTGGCTGAAGACATTTATATGACATCCCCTCAAGGCTTGCTCTCTTCATTCAAGGGTGTTTGCAAGCTTAAACACTTcttatatggtttgaaacaaaCACATAGAGCATTGATATGAAAAATATTGCTCCACTATACTTGGGTTATCCTTCACTAAGAGTCGGTATTATTCCTCTCTATTTATTCATAACATATATAAGGGAATTGTCTTACTTCTTTTGTATGTTCATGATATGGTTATTACTGGTTTTGATCATGCTTTTATTCAGAGACTTAAACAACAATTACAGGCTTCATTTCATAAGAAATATCTTGGTGAACTACATTATTCCCTTGGTCTTTATGTTAATTCTACATCTAAGCGTATCTTTctccatcaacacaagtatgcTATAAATTTGCTTTCTATGACGGGTCTTCAATCGCCTAATCTGGTTGGTACTCCCtttgaggttaatgttaaatatcacCGTGATGATAAAGATCCTTTGTCTGATCCCTTATTGTATCCACAACTTGTGGGTGGCCTTAGTTACTTAACTATTACTCGCCCTGAAATATATTTTGTTGTTCAGCGAGTAAGTCAATTCATAAATTCTCATATCCATCTTCACTTGGTTGGAGTTTGTGGTATAATTCACTACTTGAAGGGAACCATTCACCATGGTTTATTTTTCTCGCTGGAATTTTTCTTTAATTGAGTGCTTACAATGATGTTGATTGGTGCTGTTTTTTAGTTCTTCATTTATCTCTTGGTAAATTAAGAAGCAAGAAAGATTTTCTAAATCTTCTAATGAATTTGAGTATTGTGCCATGTCTGCCGCTTACTCAAAAATACTTTGGCTATAGGTCTTTTGGGTGAACTTATATTTCCCCAAATAGGGTTTATttcactttatgctgacaatacaagAGTCATTTAAATTGTTACAAATCctaatttttatgaatgtattATAGAAGTTGATTGTCATGACGCCTATGATGATCGATTGATATCACTTCCTCATGTAAGTACTCAGTTGCAGGCCATATATATTCTTACCAAGGTTATTCCACGCCCACGACATCAGTTTCTTATTAGTAAATTGACGCTCTTTGACTAAACCCGACAATTTGAGGGAGATGCTAATCACGAATTAATCTTTGTCTTTATTGTGAGTAATTTACTATCCtagattaaaataattattcattTTGAATTATAATTAGTAATTATGATTTGTAATCAATCATTATGAATTGTAATTACCTGTAACTATTGACATTATTATAAATAGTGTGAAATACAATAGAGAAAGACATCAAGACAATTTTCATAACAATTTCCACCTACCTACTTATAAGGAGAGGTTGGCGCATCACAAACTACCACTCATGCAACTACAACAACTAACTTTGAAACAAACACACTACAAAGAGACATGTTGATGATGGTCCAAAGAGTCAACAATGCTAGTGCACCAGAATGAACGACTCCAAGGAATCAAAATAATCAATCTTAGCCATCTTCTACTACGTAGAAGGCTAAATGATCGACCCGGGTCCATGACGACATAATGGCAAACTACAATGAAGATCATGCAGAATCACCTAGGTATCACTGACCACACGAGGTTGTGGAGGCATAAAATATGTTCCTTGGTTCCGTGAAGACACTCCCCCTTAAGATCTGAGTCTGAGGGCTGTTGTCTCAGGCACCGCAACCGTCGTCGCATACACGCCTCATCTTCCTTAGCATCTGATGTTTTCAAAAGGGATAGAGACATCTCCTACAAAAATGTTTTAGTAGATGAATCAATGAATATTATATACGCTGAAATTTAGGTGGACATTGATGAGTTCCAAGTGTTCACCGGTGTCAGTTGTTCTGTCGTATATTCCATTCCTGGTGGTTTGTAAGTTATTCACTCATTTTGAATATTAGTACCATGGATTAATGATTGTGAAACATATTAATTAGCTCGTGGGAAGAGCTCCAAAtttttctttatccatttcaCAACATTTCGAAGAAAATCAAAGTCGGTgaaaatcttgggttcaatttCGGTCTTACATTGAGAGGTTTAACAAAGAGTTAAATATAATAGATGAAAGAAGGATATATGAATCTTAAATTTTAGAGTACATGAAGAGTCTTTTATTAATATACCTCGTTACATACTAGtcatcatatcatatcatatcatcatactaaattataatcctgcAACTTCTTCCCTCCAAAAGTTTCTCGCCAAATTTTCCaccatactaaattataatcctgcAACTTCTTCCCTCCAAAAGTTTCTCGCCAAATTTTCCACCAATAACAAATTAtcgtataaataataataataataataataataataataataatagtaataataataataaaccatTATTATATTCCCACATTCTTTTATTAAATtttcaaatgataaaaaaatctctaataactattttatattaaataaatgacAATGATTAAACATATCATCGTACTAAATTATATTCCTACAACttataatcctacaacttcttTCCTccaaaagttttccgccaaattTTTCACCAATAACAAATtatcatataaataataataataataataataataataataataaaataactatTTTCCCACGATCTTTtattaaattttcaaaagataaaaaaatcTCTAGTaactattttatattaaataagtggcaataattaaataaaataaatataataaaatgataaaaaaacacAGGTTATATGTAACCCCCCACTAACCTTACCCACCTCATCTTTTATGTAACCCCACTAACCTCACCCACACTCTTTATTTCTCtcacaattttattaattattattattttaattattaataattaatcattattatatattatttcacTGAAGAATTCTTCTGTATTCATTCTTAAATTTTTTGGATGATTTGGGATGACATGTACAAATTTCTTCTCTAATTTTAGTTCCATTTGATCTACGagaaaaccaacaaaaaaaagATAGGTTGctatttatatttttctattaactatttaattaatgagtaatgctatttagtacgaaggaaattggagaagaaatgcaagaatgaacaCATGTCACTATAATATAgggaaattttttaatttatttttaatttaattttttttaataggaatcATGGAGTGGTGGTAgtaatgaatggttgagatttattcttgtctttcttgtttttatgttttcttaacaattaacattttcctttaattaattaattaattaattaatgtatactaaattataatcttaTAATGTCTTATAAAAAATTtcgtcaaatatttttctattaattaattaattaattttattgcttttattattCTTATTGTTGCTAATTCTTCTaatgaaaatatttatatttatatatattaaaaaattatcaatacatatactaattattatttttttcagataAGAGACATTGAAacctcataaaatattttttatgtttcctatttaaaaaatatttagaaaaaagtgtattaaattcattattattatttcaatctttattattttgattcctattttttattttttatgttattattctTTGTTAACTTTTAGTTATGTTTATTTTATAGGTACAAATTTTGAAggattaattatgataaaatattttaagaaatttgGGTTATGGAAATGCtagattataatatttatatgttttattgttttttttattatttttattttttattattcaatattgTATTATTTTAGTTTCAAACATTAATAGATATTGGACCATTACACAAGAattgttataaaaaaatatagtcATGTAccaaattgtctttatttgatttatataatttttttaattatattaattatgttacatGATTTGTATGAGATTACAAATTAAACATTAAActttaaactaattttttttctaatctaaatatttctaataaaaaaattagttaataacaaaaACTATAACGTAGTTGTAATGCTCATTCATTGAttctgtatttatttatttattatttctacCACTACATACATACAAGGATATTATTTTTcgcattttataaatttattattattctactttttattattgttaagaatatgattatttttttaataaaatttaactattaaattaatatttatcgaTAATACTTATCCGTGCATCTCACAGGTAGACGGCTAGTTatctataattttaattaagtgaTTTAACATTATTATGAACGTTGAATCACATACATGTGCACATTGGTGAGAGATTAAATAAATGAGTAATACTCGTTGTTTTGTTATTCAATGATTGTGTTCCTCCGACACACCAACCTATTCCAATCACACTAAGACCATCTACAATGATGCAAtccatttttgagttttttatgagTCCCATTagccatatcatctcaaaataatttatttaatttttattttattggtgtAACTCTAATGGGTcacacaactttacctcataaattaatttgattgggtaccacacaTTTTtattagttgcattgcaatgcaactctactatgacatgacaaattatttcaatatttaattattatatcattAACTTAAGTGATTTTACAAATAGAAATTGTATGTTAAGGATTcaattacttaaaaacaaaaccctagttgcaCTAAAAAGTTGTGAGCGTATCCAACAGCATTGCTCTTTCAACTAACACGGTAGACAGAAGCTTCCTTTGATCAAATTCTATGCATGGAGAGACTAGGTAGAGGTGTGTCTCATAATCCAGAAATTGAACTTTTTATATTCAAAAGGAAATGAGAATGGACTTAAATATATGTCATTCATGCTAGTATATTAGATTAATCCAAAGAGATAAGAATGTCATTATAGACTGAACTTAATAAACTAGCAACGTATATGAGATAAGAGTATCATGTGACAAATACACATCACAGTATCATTGCTTTATTAAGCCAGCAACATCATGTCATAAACATGGttttaattttatcaattttATCATAAACACAATAATTAAAATGCCACAATGGAAAACAGTAGAAAGTTACTTCAACTGAAACATAATTTTCAAATAACTTGAAGTTAAAGGATGTCAAGTTAGTAAAAATATCTTATTATCATATACTATAATTtaagcaacaaaaaaaatcaGCTTATAACCTTGAAACATGAATAGGTCAACCTTTTTCGAAGCATAAAGTGAGCAACCGGATTAAAACCTGCActaaaatcaccaaaaaaaacTAATGGAAAAGAAAAGAGTATCGCGGCATTACTCTATCACACTAAAGCAGTCTCAgtaaaatcaccaaaaaaaacTAATGGAAAAGCAAAAGAAGCAAAACTCACAATCAGAACAGTTAGATAGAACATAAATGAACAGAATGAGAATTCTATTAGCAGCTCTAACAATCTCTTAATTGTAATAGGAGCTGAGTCATGTAAGAAAACAGTAGAACAAGCCGTAACTAGCATCTAAAAGAAAAGCTAGATCatagtttaaaatttaaatattcaagATGAATCATCCAAATAATCTCTCAAATACTACAATATAGCCTAAAAGAGAACTGAGCTAAAAGTAAAATACAAGAGAACCTAAAAATATAATGGGTACAACCACATGAAATCTAGATTTCCATCACAGCATGAAATCTAGATTTCCATTTTCACAAGTGCAGTAGAAGATTCAGGTGCTCCATACTGCATCCAATCCTTGGCACAAATAAGTGCTTCCACTGTCTCTGGACGCAAGGAACTTCGATACTGATCCATTTCTTTATTCGTTTTATCAAAGACGGAGTCATGAGGAACAGTAGAAACAGGAATAGACAATATGTCTCGAGCCATCCTAGACAGTGTGGGGTACTTGAGTTTATTTAGCTTCCACCAACCTAATACATCAAAGTCTGGCACTCGCGGCAATAGTGATTCTTCCATATACTGATCCAATTCAGACTTCGTCTGATGGGTAGAAGTTTCCATGATGTAGACATCAAAGTCTGTAAGACCATTATCTGACAACAAAGTTCCTCCAGGGGATCCTTCCATCTTCATGTTACTTCCAGCATTTCCTTCTTCCGTGTATGCCGGTGGCAGAGGAAGGGTTGCATACTCATGAAACAGCTCATGAATTCCGTCATCAACAATCTTGACATACACATGAGCATCCTCACCATATATTTTTGTGAAACTGAACTCAACAAGCTTCATCTTGAAACGAGGATCCATAACTACAGCAATCACCAAAGCCAGACTACAATCTCTCCAGTACTTCTCGATCTTTTCATGCATGGATTTAGTAAGGTTGCTAATGAAGGGATCCTCATTCATAACAGCACGGGCAAGATCCAAATGTAATTTCCAAATTTCATGAAAGAATGTAATAGCAGTGGGATAAGTTGGTGTCATAAGAATGTTTGCTGCATCATAAAGGGGTTTCAAGTATGCGCAAAGGATCTCAACAAGCTTCCAATCTTGAACAGACGGGGTTCCTTTgtaatcaggatcagaagtgtcTAAACAAGAAAAGACTTCCTTCAGTTCAGAAGCTGCAACCAACATTTGATATGTTGTATTCCATTTGGTTTGGTCATCAATAAAAAGGCTCCTTTCACTAGGTACCTGAAGGTGCTGCTTAAGATCCATGAATTTTTCCTCATGAGATTCTGAAGTCTTCACATATTTCACACTTTCCCGAATTTTATTGACAATGTCTTGTGCTGAGCCCAACAAATCATATGCAACATTGCTTAAAGTACGGGCAATGCAACTTCCAATTAGCAACTGGCCATTGAAGATAAGTGGATTCTTTACAGAGAGTAGAGGTCTGAGATTCTCAATGGTGCCTTCAGTCAGTGGCTGATTACATGTAACAGTAAATAATCTTCCCTCCAAGTTCCAATCAGAAATGCAGACAGATACAGCATGGCTGAGCGCAGAATCGGAATCAGGGTATGGTTCCATCACAACATTGAGAATTCTCCTCTGCAACTTCCAATCACTATCAACAAAATGTCCTGTGATAAACACATACCCTACAGATTGACTTGAGGTCCACGTGTCCAGGGTCAGACCAATGCGTCCTGGTATTTCATCAAAATACTTCATAAGGTTTTGCTTTTCCATCAGGTAAGTTGCGACACAGTCTCCTTGAATAGTATTAAAGGTCACCATGTTGAACTGGGGTTGCAGATTTTGAACAAATGCAACAAATCCTGGATGCTCAACCATGTGAAGGGGGTAATCATGCATAATGATCATCCTAGCAATCTCTTGACGACAACGATCTTGATCAAAAATCGTGTAAGGTGTGCTAGCAGTTCTATAACGCCGTTTTGGTGTATTGCTGCTAGCATTGCCAGCACCACTTCCCCTTGAACGCGGGGTATACGGGGCAT
The Vicia villosa cultivar HV-30 ecotype Madison, WI linkage group LG6, Vvil1.0, whole genome shotgun sequence genome window above contains:
- the LOC131610295 gene encoding protein MODIFIER OF SNC1 11-like → MATPATTAAATTPTTTKPTEENPLETLDSTSPKPLSDSIPDDKDANDSKTKETPTETEGDAPLSDVQKKMRRAERFGISVQLSEKEKRNSRAERFGSASVLQGPEGSKAEDLKRKARAERFGIPTPSTAVDEDAKKKARLARFAPGSKTDPAEEDKKKARALRFSKASSTPLSQQVNAEANIEPAAITGNAGGGT
- the LOC131614860 gene encoding uncharacterized mitochondrial protein AtMg00810-like, which encodes MVITGFDHAFIQRLKQQLQASFHKKYLGELHYSLGLYVNSTSKRIFLHQHKYAINLLSMTGLQSPNLVGTPFEVNVKYHRDDKDPLSDPLLYPQLVGGLSYLTITRPEIYFVVQRVDIDEFQVFTGVSCSVVYSIPGGL